In Nymphaea colorata isolate Beijing-Zhang1983 chromosome 13, ASM883128v2, whole genome shotgun sequence, one DNA window encodes the following:
- the LOC116266878 gene encoding WAT1-related protein At1g09380-like, with the protein MEVSGRDRREGMKAVLYMVVVHVIVAGMNILYKLSVDGGRMSLRVLVAYRYMFGAAFLCLLAFFLQRKTRTRLTCFILGQAFCCAIFGASLNQNLYIAAMKMT; encoded by the exons ATGGAGGTAAGTGGAAGAGATCGGAGGGAGGGGATGAAGGCAGTGCTGTACATGGTGGTGGTGCATGTAATAGTTGCAGGAATGAACATCCTCTACAAGCTTTCCGTAGATGGAGGGCGGATGAGCCTCCGCGTCCTCGTCGCTTACCGGTACATGTTTGGAGCTGCCTTCCTCTGCCTTCTTGCCTTCTTCTTGCAGAG GAAGACCCGGACAAGGCTTACATGTTTTATACTTGGCCAGGCCTTCTGTTGTGCAATTTTCGG GGCATCGCTCAACCAAAATCTCTACATCGCCGCTATGAAAATGACTTAA
- the LOC116266877 gene encoding uncharacterized protein LOC116266877, with amino-acid sequence MQIINCKQLQSSICVYYTQLKSLWDEYDSYVILPTCDCGAMRQVKEIHEQQRLLEFLMELNESYSAIHSQILLMEPTPSIPRAYSLLVQEERQREVHVSLPSESISAAAIQRQNNDRDLNVKFKGKPRMQCEHCGRMGHTKARCYHIHGFPKRSVSNSQSQQPKDRHLKRMIGRGKLENGLYVLEIEKPAAAHVMSDSSLWHYRLGHPSFSRLKNLFSFS; translated from the exons ATGCAGATTATTAACTGCAAACAATTGCAGTCCTCCATTTGTGTTTATTATACTCAACTTAAATCTCTATGGGATGAGTATGATTCATATGTTATTTTGCCTACATGTGATTGTGGTGCCATGCGACAAGTTAAGGAGATACATGAACAACAACGTTTGCTTGAATTTTTAATGGAGCTCAATGAAAGCTACAGTGCTATTCACAGCCAAATTCTTCTTATGGAGCCAACGCCTTCTATTCCACGTGCTTATTCTTTGCTTGTTCAAGAAGAGCGTCAACGAGAAGTCCATGTTTCTCTCCCATCTGAAAGTATTTCTGCTGCAGCCATTCAACGACAAAATAATGATAGAGACCTTAATGTTAAGTTTAAAGGCAAACCACGTATGCAATGTGAGCATTGTGGAAGAATGGGGCACACTAAAGCCCGCTGCTATCACATCCATGGTTTTCCTAAGAGGAGCGTCTCTAATTCTCAAAGCCAGCAGCCTAAG GACCGTCACTTGAAGAGGATGATTGGGCGGGGTAAATTGGAGAATGGCCTATACGTTTTGGAGATTGAGAAACCAGCCGCTGCACATGTGATGTCGGATTCTTCCTTATGGCACTACCGTCTTGGTCATCCTTCATTCTCTAGACtcaaaaatttatttagttTCTCTTGA